The DNA region TAGATATATAATTACCTTTCTAtctattttattaattattaacttgattattatttctattttattaaatgttttgaataagGCGTGAAGCATATGTCTTACTACATGTTAAACATCTAATTTCTTATTTGAATGTGACATTGTTAGTTTCTTTAACTTAGCAATCTACTGGTTATAAATGGGTTGATGGTACATCTCTGCAAGGTGGTTTTACCCCATGGAGCACAGGGGAACCTAATGGAAACCCATCAGGTAACTGGTGTCTTGAATACAGTATAACAACAAGTGGTGTTATGTGGAATGATCATGATTGCCCAACACACAGAAGATATATCTGTGAGAAAAATAAGGCTGCCTAAAGTCTCAGGTAATATTAGAGTCACACCATCAAATTTTCGTCCAATCTTCCTACATTGAATACATATTATTGGTATTATGATAACAATCCGAAGatgtgggggttgggggtttcatacgtatgtatgtatgtatgtatgtatgtatgtatgtatgtatgtatgtatgtatgtatgtatgtgtgtgtgtgtgtgtgtatgtatgtatgtatgtatgtatgtatgtatgtatgtatgtatgtatgtatgaatgtatatatatgtgtgggggtatgtatgtatgtatgtatgtatgtatgtatgtatgtatgtatgtatgtatgtatgtgggtggtCGGGTGAATTGGTATGTATGCACATAGTGCACGCACATGGCAGCATTAGGTGTAGATAATCAAGGCAACTAACCACATAACATTTTCCCTTTCTCTCAGCAATGTAACCGAAGAGGAAAACGTCTGGTATTTCTGGCAGACATGCATAAGCTTACATCACGCAAAGTTACTATCAATATCACATACCTGCAAATCCTGAACACATTGACACAGTAATGATAGCTGTCAAGCCCACAGGCATGTTCAGGTTTTTGGACGGGTGTACAAATCCCTCCGATTGGTCGATTTGAACGAACGTTACTCCACAGAACAAGACAAACACGGCAACCCATTGCCTACaagtaatatttttctttaacaTAGCTACCGAAAAGAATGCTGCAGTTAAGAGTTTGAACTGGTTAGTCACCTGTATAGCAAGAGAAAAACACACACGCATATAAAAGTCATGGTGTTTGATTAAACTCTGCTTGATATGAGTGGACAGCGATCAACATATTCAGatgttataattatttttaaacaCTTTAATGAAGTAAATAATTACAGCTTCTGTCAACATGATGGCCTTACTACAAAAATGGATCCAAATTAATTTCAATTGCCATATTCTAGTTTTAAAAGAGACAAACGAATGCATAGCTTGGATTGTTGGGGTGCTTTTTTCAATGAAGACGCTATGGCCATAACAGCTAATAGTATTGTAGAAATCGAAAAAAAAGTCGCCATTTCGCTGAGACAGAAGTTAACAGTATTCTCAGGTTGAAAAGCTAAACTGCTTTGTTTGAGTCGGATTGTGTGGTTTTTAGGCGTTAATTTTATGTAAACGATAATTTCAGATGTTAAAGGCATTGGAAGGCAAAGAGAttatttaaaagttaaaataacAATGTCGACTTTAAACTATATTACCAGGACATATCCTATGAAGTATACGCTCCGAGAACTGTATTTCGCTTATAAAGACATGTCGTTTGTTCTCGTATCCTAGAGTATATTTTCCAGCTCTTTTAGCTATACACCCCAAAAGTCTATATAGTTCTGtaatttcattcataaattGAATTCATAAACTACTTTTGGGCTTCCTTACCATGTAGGTATCTGCATCAAGGTTTGTGAGAGCTACAATTGTTAGGTTATTCTGGACCATGTACACCAAGGATGGTACACACATTTTACAACTGTCGGCGAGATTACAAAACACATTCATACGTACATCAAGCAACATTGTTCTAATGTTTCCATGCTTCCATGTCAAAATGAAGAGAGCAGAAAATAGTTTGATCGTTTCAGCCATAACGACAGCAGTCGTTGCTATGTACATGGGTCTGTCAATAGTCCTGGTATATCGTAATAGGAGAATATACACAGTGTTGAATAAAGTCATCGCTACAAGGGCGTAGATCTGAAAGAAGAGCGTGGAGGAATCTGAAAGAAATGAGAGGTATAATCTTGGTAGtgtaacaataaataaataaataaatacaagtcattattttgACTACATACCGCACAGTTTGCATTTGTCGAAAATGGTTTGTGTGCATGGGAagatgtgtgtacgtacgtacgtacgtgtgtgtgtgtgtgtatgtatgtatgtatgtatgtatgtatgtatgtatgtatgtatgtatgtatgtatgtatggatggatggatggatgtatgtatgcatgcatgcatgcatggatgcatgcatgcatgtatgtatgtatgtatgtatgtatgtatgtatgtaaaccaCAGAAAGTAAGCTTAATGGGTGATTGAATTGTATTGCATTGATTGTTTTTTATTGACTGGTGCGTTATGTGCATTACTTGTTGTCAATGACTATTAATTTTTGAGTCAACCGCCTGTTTTATGTATCcgttaaacacacaca from Glandiceps talaboti chromosome 18, keGlaTala1.1, whole genome shotgun sequence includes:
- the LOC144449708 gene encoding CMP-sialic acid transporter-like — its product is MTKTDSSTLFFQIYALVAMTLFNTVYILLLRYTRTIDRPMYIATTAVVMAETIKLFSALFILTWKHGNIRTMLLDVRMNVFCNLADSCKMCVPSLVYMVQNNLTIVALTNLDADTYMVTNQFKLLTAAFFSVAMLKKNITCRQWVAVFVLFCGVTFVQIDQSEGFVHPSKNLNMPVGLTAIITVSMCSGFAGVYFEKVLKGTTTSLWIRNVQMYIFGILSALFGMCTQDFGRVLQNGFFHGYTLTVWGIVVLLSIGGLYISLVVKCTDNIIKGFSMSSSIILSSLGCVYLFGKPITLLFCVGAFLVIVAIFMYSVRQDTGIQQLQRLPRRICSFLHGRRSENPSTLRLVLLEA